In Xylanibacter ruminicola 23, a single genomic region encodes these proteins:
- a CDS encoding sulfatase-like hydrolase/transferase yields the protein MNKQNIQKTLVLLPTSALLAGCLDATDNPANKITPTPNADGKYNIIFITTDQEAYMEQYPAGSDYAARERLRQMGTTFEKHYACANVSTSSRSVIYTGRHITETCMLDNTNYAFVNDMSRDLPTVGDMLRDAGYYTAFKGKWHISEDTESLEEYGFSDWTEGDMYGSVWEGYKEDGTIADHAIDWLKNKGKQLNNDGQSFFLAVNFLNPHDIMYFNETPGTYIAGEATPAPDDPVYKKNYNVPVPASWNESFDKPGRPAAHKEYNKQWQDWVGPSPTDSTGWHTFRDYYFNTIQDEDNHMLVLLKYLEKAGLLNNSIVIYTSDHGEMQGEHGLKGKGGNIYENNIHVPLIIYHPEMKGGRHCYNLTSHLDLAPTFVDIATAGNVQQFSAITQELHGHSLMPAVKNPAIDIRNSEGALFCFEMISMIDGDYVMNPSLKPAYRADMNKRGFVRGIITPDYKFARYFAPVKFNTPADYEALWADNDVELLMCGTDETENLAWPKDNNANQQLVELMNQKLNALIQREIGTDDGSETKKGYKGGVEMYDKNRYDQ from the coding sequence ATGAACAAGCAAAACATTCAGAAAACGCTGGTGCTGCTACCTACAAGTGCACTGCTGGCTGGTTGTTTGGATGCGACCGACAACCCTGCAAACAAAATCACGCCTACGCCTAATGCCGACGGCAAGTACAACATCATCTTTATCACTACCGACCAGGAAGCCTACATGGAGCAGTATCCTGCTGGTAGCGACTATGCCGCTCGCGAACGCCTGCGCCAGATGGGTACCACATTCGAGAAGCACTACGCCTGTGCCAATGTTTCCACATCAAGCCGCTCGGTTATCTACACCGGCCGCCACATCACCGAAACCTGTATGCTGGATAACACCAACTATGCCTTTGTAAACGATATGTCGCGCGACCTGCCTACCGTAGGCGATATGTTGCGCGATGCCGGCTACTATACCGCCTTTAAGGGTAAGTGGCACATTTCTGAAGATACCGAGTCGCTTGAGGAGTACGGCTTTAGCGACTGGACCGAAGGTGATATGTACGGTTCGGTTTGGGAGGGCTATAAAGAGGATGGCACCATTGCCGACCATGCCATCGACTGGCTGAAAAACAAAGGTAAGCAGCTGAACAACGACGGCCAGAGTTTCTTCCTGGCTGTAAACTTCCTGAACCCGCACGATATCATGTACTTTAACGAAACACCGGGCACGTACATCGCAGGCGAGGCTACACCTGCACCCGACGATCCTGTTTATAAAAAGAACTACAATGTGCCTGTTCCTGCATCGTGGAACGAGTCGTTCGACAAACCTGGTCGCCCTGCTGCACATAAGGAGTACAACAAGCAGTGGCAGGATTGGGTAGGTCCATCGCCAACCGACAGCACAGGGTGGCACACCTTCCGCGACTATTATTTTAACACTATCCAGGATGAAGACAACCACATGCTGGTGCTGCTCAAGTATCTCGAAAAAGCCGGACTGCTTAATAATTCCATCGTTATCTACACCAGCGATCATGGTGAGATGCAAGGCGAACACGGCTTGAAGGGTAAGGGTGGTAATATCTACGAGAACAACATCCATGTGCCCCTGATTATCTATCACCCCGAGATGAAGGGCGGTCGCCATTGTTACAACCTTACCTCGCATCTCGACCTGGCACCCACATTTGTTGATATTGCTACAGCTGGCAACGTGCAGCAGTTTAGTGCTATCACTCAGGAGCTCCACGGACACTCGCTTATGCCTGCTGTGAAGAATCCCGCTATCGACATCCGTAACAGCGAGGGTGCCCTGTTCTGTTTCGAGATGATATCCATGATTGATGGCGACTACGTGATGAATCCCAGCCTGAAGCCTGCCTATCGTGCCGATATGAACAAGCGCGGTTTTGTACGTGGCATCATCACCCCCGATTATAAGTTTGCCCGTTACTTTGCACCAGTTAAGTTCAACACACCAGCCGATTACGAAGCCTTGTGGGCCGACAACGATGTAGAGCTGCTGATGTGCGGTACCGACGAGACCGAGAACCTGGCATGGCCTAAGGATAATAACGCCAACCAGCAACTGGTAGAGCTGATGAACCAGAAACTGAACGCCCTGATACAGCGCGAGATTGGTACCGACGATGGTAGCGAAACCAAGAAAGGCTATAAGGGCGGTGTAGAAATGTACGATAAGAATAGGTATGACCAGTAG
- a CDS encoding anaerobic sulfatase maturase, with product MTSSDDLRHYAIEVKPIGAACNLRCQYCYYLAKGGGHAAGPSLMTDEVLENYIRQVIDIHGRYAEIEFAWHGGEPTMCGIPFFERAMALQQKYGEGRQILNTLQTNGTLLTDEWCQFFRNHQFRIGISIDGPEHLHNIYRKDARGDGTFSRTMHGLDLLLKHGVDFNTLTTVNAANATHAAEVYQFLRGFSNYMQFLPVVESLPLNDSHKNVALPPGIYRHQPRNLAPFSVQPEAYGKFLCTIFDEWSRRDVGRKYVQVIEAAIGNLTHRPAGLCVHESVCGHCGVIEKNGDLYRCDRYVFPEYRIGNILQGSLHDMMQTNRKFGEYKLDSLPSACLHCDVAHLCFGGCPKDRLVERITLNGPERRNYLCPGYKMFFRYISQKIKTLFLPIHKSMFKRV from the coding sequence ATGACCAGTAGTGACGACTTGCGACACTATGCCATCGAGGTAAAGCCCATTGGTGCGGCTTGCAACCTGCGATGCCAGTACTGTTATTATTTAGCGAAGGGTGGTGGCCATGCCGCAGGCCCTTCGCTCATGACGGATGAGGTGCTCGAGAACTACATCCGTCAGGTGATTGATATCCACGGACGTTATGCCGAGATAGAGTTTGCCTGGCATGGTGGCGAGCCCACTATGTGCGGCATTCCCTTTTTTGAGCGGGCCATGGCGCTGCAACAGAAATACGGCGAGGGCCGCCAAATACTTAACACGCTGCAAACCAACGGTACGCTGCTTACCGACGAGTGGTGCCAGTTCTTCCGCAATCATCAGTTCCGTATCGGCATCAGCATCGATGGTCCCGAACATCTGCACAACATCTATCGCAAGGACGCACGGGGCGATGGTACCTTCAGTCGCACCATGCACGGTCTCGACCTGCTGCTGAAACACGGTGTCGACTTCAATACCCTTACCACCGTAAATGCCGCCAACGCCACACATGCTGCCGAGGTGTATCAGTTTTTACGAGGATTCAGCAACTACATGCAGTTTTTGCCAGTTGTCGAGAGCCTGCCGCTTAATGATAGCCATAAGAATGTGGCTTTGCCCCCAGGCATCTATAGACATCAGCCTCGCAACCTGGCCCCCTTCTCTGTGCAGCCCGAAGCCTACGGCAAGTTCCTATGTACCATTTTCGATGAGTGGAGCCGCCGTGATGTAGGTCGCAAGTATGTGCAGGTTATCGAGGCTGCCATTGGCAACCTTACCCACCGCCCAGCCGGTTTGTGTGTTCACGAATCCGTTTGCGGCCATTGTGGTGTGATTGAGAAGAATGGCGACCTGTACCGTTGCGACCGCTATGTGTTTCCCGAGTATCGCATTGGCAATATCCTGCAGGGTTCGCTCCACGATATGATGCAAACCAACCGCAAGTTTGGCGAGTATAAGCTCGACAGCCTGCCCTCCGCCTGTCTGCATTGCGATGTAGCCCATCTCTGTTTCGGTGGCTGCCCCAAGGATCGCCTGGTAGAGCGCATCACCCTTAACGGTCCCGAACGCCGCAACTACCTATGCCCCGGCTACAAAATGTTTTTCCGCTACATCTCGCAGAAAATCAAAACACTTTTTTTGCCCATTCATAAATCAATGTTTAAACGAGTTTAA
- a CDS encoding AraC family transcriptional regulator, translating to MPTTQYLLLFAVNLAFILTNLYGWILKWYYRPKAYNAHFHELFPAQRSVGVLYLMQIMELPYLLQVGDDDALLYVNAFAVLFFSLQMLVMCHGYFFAARNAARASVLDHKWYWLFMPAALVLAPLLLQALGMVKLPDGYRPLAFVAVSVVFAAYFALSVHMALKIGQAVRRANEDTYADSDDFPVRFAQYVQWLPTFICVLMAINFYADNAIVKAVRDVFFTGMNIWFCIFTLNPWRQPYADRTDEIVKAAADDMAEPAPVAGTFRLTDERFMQLSRKLDDLLTKERIFTEQHITSDLLTARLGTNATYLSEVIRRSGYQSFYDMICQHRVRHAISLITAKPDERLLVIAEECGFSSPASMTKAFKQLGKQSPSAYRQQG from the coding sequence ATGCCTACAACTCAATATTTACTACTGTTTGCAGTCAACCTGGCGTTTATCCTCACCAACCTGTACGGATGGATTCTTAAGTGGTACTATCGCCCCAAAGCCTACAATGCGCATTTCCACGAGCTGTTTCCTGCCCAGCGGTCGGTAGGAGTGCTGTACCTGATGCAGATTATGGAGCTGCCCTACCTGTTGCAGGTGGGCGACGATGATGCACTGCTCTACGTGAATGCCTTTGCCGTGCTGTTTTTTTCGCTGCAGATGCTGGTGATGTGTCACGGCTATTTCTTTGCGGCACGAAATGCGGCCCGTGCCAGCGTGCTGGATCACAAATGGTACTGGCTGTTTATGCCGGCAGCCCTTGTGCTGGCCCCCCTGTTGCTACAGGCCCTGGGCATGGTGAAGCTGCCCGATGGTTATCGTCCTTTGGCGTTTGTGGCAGTCAGCGTGGTGTTTGCTGCCTATTTCGCCCTGTCGGTGCACATGGCACTCAAGATAGGACAGGCCGTGCGCCGTGCCAACGAGGACACCTATGCCGATAGCGATGATTTCCCCGTGCGTTTTGCCCAGTACGTCCAGTGGTTGCCCACATTTATCTGTGTGCTGATGGCTATCAACTTCTATGCTGATAATGCTATCGTGAAAGCCGTGCGCGACGTGTTTTTTACGGGTATGAACATCTGGTTCTGCATCTTTACGCTTAACCCTTGGCGACAGCCCTATGCCGACCGTACCGATGAAATCGTTAAGGCTGCAGCCGATGATATGGCTGAACCAGCACCTGTGGCAGGCACGTTCCGTTTAACCGACGAGCGCTTTATGCAGTTGAGCCGTAAGTTGGACGACCTGCTCACCAAGGAGCGTATCTTTACCGAGCAGCACATCACCAGCGACTTGCTGACGGCACGTCTGGGCACCAATGCCACCTATCTCTCCGAGGTGATACGCCGCAGCGGTTACCAGTCGTTCTACGATATGATTTGCCAGCATCGTGTGCGCCATGCCATCAGTTTGATTACTGCCAAGCCCGATGAGCGCCTGCTGGTGATAGCCGAAGAGTGTGGTTTCTCGTCGCCAGCATCGATGACCAAGGCCTTCAAGCAGTTAGGCAAGCAGTCGCCTTCGGCCTATCGCCAACAAGGGTAG
- a CDS encoding Hsp20/alpha crystallin family protein codes for MFKNSWFPTVFDDFLNTDFMPRANSTAPAVNVKESEKAYTMELAAPGIKKEYCRVAINDEGNLTIAIENKAEHKHEDKHHHYLRREFSYSNYEQNYMLPDDVVKEKISAKVEDGILTITMPKTEPKEKVTKAIEVS; via the coding sequence ATGTTTAAAAACAGTTGGTTCCCAACAGTATTTGACGATTTCCTGAACACTGATTTTATGCCTCGTGCCAACAGTACAGCACCCGCAGTCAATGTCAAGGAGAGTGAGAAGGCCTACACCATGGAACTTGCAGCTCCAGGCATAAAGAAAGAATATTGCCGTGTAGCCATCAACGACGAGGGCAACCTCACCATCGCCATTGAAAACAAGGCTGAACACAAACATGAGGACAAGCATCATCACTATCTGCGCCGCGAGTTCAGCTACTCGAACTACGAGCAGAACTACATGCTGCCAGATGATGTGGTAAAGGAGAAGATTTCTGCTAAGGTTGAGGACGGCATCCTAACGATTACGATGCCAAAGACCGAACCTAAGGAGAAAGTTACGAAAGCTATCGAGGTTTCATAA